One Propionispora vibrioides genomic window carries:
- a CDS encoding LacI family DNA-binding transcriptional regulator, whose product MSLTIKEVAMKANVSIATVSHVINKTRYVSPELTQKVERVIEETGYSAKLNIKKIKQYRVGKQSEIAFLIPNTYSIVYFQLVSFLSRYLADAGFILSTYFSEDDLKQEKHIITELMSNRRIAGLIITPVSENASTYKKLIASHLPFVCLERTMYGISVDNILSDNVQAAYKGTEHLIKCGHENIVLLLEKKKLTTIEDRLTGYKKALLDYNIVYSDDLVLRVDLNQEIETEISKRMKEDPVPTAWFAGGNTLTLRLLKTIADMGMECPKDMSIIGFGDDSWCDLVTPTLTTFRQNTDEMAQLAVTVLIDKIQNTKKQTSSYIVPMELTIRKSTQNIARGPFGEKAVYPEEVVLSEEEVDQLRAGNYKVALSFHYSGDEWTKLHEKAIKEVFSRYGIWLLSVADAHFDPELQITQLEGIMMQHPDAIIAVPTDEEKTAEKFKEISKKTKLIFINNMPKGFKQDDYACWISVNERENGQNAAMILKNYFQSQQNVKIGLLTHGTPFFATKQRDFFAEQTFRECSPNIKIVAKRDFFAIDNAYEVCKQMIQENPEIQGLYITWERPALKAIKALEDMSRTDIVIATTDLDYEIASYMANKKMVIGLSSQQPYDQGIAVAIATAKSLLGKNEYKCIGVPPYTVVPKNLTRAWQDLIKTKAPDFKLKKTDY is encoded by the coding sequence ATGAGTTTAACTATAAAAGAAGTGGCAATGAAAGCAAATGTTTCTATTGCCACTGTTTCACATGTAATTAACAAAACCAGGTATGTCAGTCCTGAGTTAACTCAAAAAGTAGAACGTGTGATCGAAGAAACAGGGTATTCTGCAAAACTGAACATAAAAAAAATAAAGCAATATCGTGTAGGAAAGCAGTCCGAAATTGCTTTTTTAATCCCCAATACTTACAGCATTGTTTATTTTCAGCTAGTATCATTTCTCTCACGTTATCTAGCAGATGCAGGGTTTATTTTATCAACCTATTTTTCGGAAGATGATCTCAAACAAGAGAAACACATTATAACAGAACTTATGTCAAATCGCCGGATTGCGGGATTAATTATTACACCGGTTAGTGAAAACGCTTCAACATACAAAAAACTGATTGCTTCCCACCTTCCTTTTGTCTGCCTGGAAAGAACCATGTATGGTATATCTGTCGATAATATTCTTTCTGACAATGTCCAAGCAGCCTATAAAGGAACAGAGCATTTAATAAAGTGCGGACATGAAAATATCGTACTGCTATTAGAAAAGAAAAAACTAACTACTATAGAGGATCGACTTACCGGCTATAAAAAGGCATTGCTGGATTATAATATTGTCTATTCAGATGATCTAGTCTTACGGGTTGATCTTAACCAAGAAATTGAGACTGAAATTTCAAAACGAATGAAGGAAGATCCTGTTCCTACTGCTTGGTTTGCTGGCGGTAATACTTTAACGCTTCGGCTTTTGAAAACTATCGCCGACATGGGTATGGAATGCCCCAAGGATATGTCGATTATTGGCTTTGGCGATGATAGTTGGTGTGACTTAGTCACACCAACGCTTACAACATTTCGGCAAAATACCGATGAAATGGCACAACTGGCCGTTACTGTTCTTATTGACAAAATACAAAATACAAAAAAACAAACGTCGTCATATATTGTTCCCATGGAATTGACTATACGTAAATCAACCCAGAATATTGCTCGTGGTCCGTTCGGCGAGAAAGCAGTATATCCGGAAGAAGTTGTTCTTTCAGAAGAAGAAGTAGACCAACTGCGGGCAGGTAATTATAAGGTCGCTTTATCCTTCCATTATAGCGGTGACGAGTGGACAAAACTCCATGAAAAAGCTATTAAAGAAGTGTTTAGCCGCTATGGTATCTGGCTGTTATCCGTAGCGGATGCCCATTTTGATCCAGAACTGCAAATAACCCAGTTAGAAGGCATAATGATGCAACATCCGGATGCTATCATTGCAGTTCCGACCGATGAAGAAAAAACTGCGGAAAAATTCAAGGAAATTTCCAAAAAAACAAAACTGATTTTCATTAACAATATGCCGAAGGGCTTTAAACAAGATGATTACGCTTGTTGGATATCCGTCAATGAGCGTGAAAATGGCCAAAATGCGGCTATGATTTTAAAAAATTACTTCCAGAGTCAGCAGAATGTTAAAATTGGTTTACTTACCCACGGAACTCCATTTTTTGCTACAAAGCAACGTGACTTTTTTGCGGAACAAACATTCAGAGAATGCTCCCCTAATATTAAGATTGTTGCAAAACGTGATTTTTTCGCAATCGACAATGCTTATGAGGTATGTAAACAAATGATCCAGGAAAATCCTGAAATTCAGGGGCTTTATATTACCTGGGAGCGGCCAGCACTTAAAGCCATTAAAGCGTTGGAAGATATGAGTAGAACCGATATTGTAATAGCCACCACTGACCTTGATTATGAAATCGCATCTTATATGGCGAATAAAAAGATGGTAATAGGATTAAGCTCACAACAACCTTATGATCAAGGAATAGCGGTAGCGATAGCTACTGCCAAGTCTCTACTGGGAAAGAATGAGTATAAGTGTATTGGCGTACCACCGTATACTGTTGTACCTAAAAACCTTACAAGAGCATGGCAAGATTTAATCAAGACTAAGGCTCCTGATTTTAAGCTAAAAAAAACTGATTATTAG